A region of Massilia sp. KIM DNA encodes the following proteins:
- a CDS encoding sugar ABC transporter permease, which translates to MNIDTLQAPRQAAGRPAAGGGINLKQIFTQYKILALLVAIALIWAFFSWKTDGGFTSARNLSNLMRQMSITGILACGMVFVIIAGEIDLSVGSLLGLLGGLAAVLDVTHGMPLPLSIAVVLGAGLVFGLLNGFLTAYAGIPSFIVGLGGMLAYRGVVLGLTDGATIAPVSPEMEQLGQAYLPASFGVALGLVLFALACVLAWRQRVNQARHNLPVIALWRSVFRVALVGVVLAGLISTFNSYEGIPLPVLILLVLLGVFSYIAKQTVFGRRIYAVGSNMEATRLSGINVKAVKLWIFGLMGLMCALAGLINTARLAAGSPSAGVSGELDVIAACFIGGTSMRGGAGTVHGALVGALVMASLDNGMSMLDVDTYWQMIVKGLILTLAVWLDVATRTGRR; encoded by the coding sequence ATGAACATCGACACCCTCCAGGCGCCGCGACAGGCAGCGGGCCGCCCGGCCGCGGGCGGCGGCATCAATCTCAAGCAGATCTTCACCCAGTACAAGATCCTCGCCCTGCTGGTGGCGATCGCGCTGATCTGGGCCTTCTTCAGCTGGAAGACCGACGGCGGCTTCACCTCGGCGCGCAACCTGTCGAACCTGATGCGCCAGATGTCGATCACCGGCATCCTGGCCTGCGGCATGGTGTTCGTCATCATCGCGGGCGAGATCGATCTCTCGGTCGGCTCGCTCCTCGGCCTGCTCGGCGGGCTGGCGGCGGTGCTCGACGTCACCCATGGCATGCCCTTGCCGCTCTCGATCGCGGTGGTGCTCGGTGCGGGGCTGGTGTTCGGCCTGCTCAACGGCTTCCTGACGGCCTATGCGGGGATACCCTCGTTCATTGTCGGCCTCGGGGGCATGCTGGCCTACCGGGGCGTGGTGCTGGGGCTGACCGACGGCGCCACCATCGCGCCGGTCTCGCCAGAGATGGAACAGCTGGGCCAGGCCTACCTGCCGGCCTCCTTTGGCGTGGCGCTGGGCCTGGTCTTGTTCGCGCTGGCCTGCGTGCTGGCCTGGCGCCAGCGCGTCAACCAGGCGCGCCACAACCTGCCGGTGATCGCCCTGTGGCGCTCGGTGTTCCGTGTGGCCCTGGTGGGCGTCGTCCTGGCGGGCCTGATCTCGACCTTCAACAGCTACGAAGGGATTCCGCTGCCGGTGCTGATCCTGCTGGTGCTGCTGGGGGTGTTCAGCTACATCGCGAAGCAGACCGTGTTCGGACGCCGCATCTACGCGGTCGGCAGCAATATGGAGGCGACGCGGCTGTCGGGCATCAACGTCAAGGCGGTCAAGCTGTGGATCTTCGGCCTCATGGGCCTGATGTGCGCGCTGGCGGGCCTGATCAATACCGCGCGCCTGGCTGCAGGCTCGCCCTCGGCGGGCGTCTCGGGTGAGCTGGACGTGATCGCCGCCTGCTTCATCGGCGGGACTTCGATGCGTGGCGGCGCCGGAACGGTGCATGGCGCGCTGGTGGGGGCGCTGGTGATGGCCAGTCTGGACAACGGCATGTCGATGCTGGATGTCGACACTTACTGGCAGATGATCGTCAAGGGATTGATCCTGACCCTGGCCGTGTGGCTTGATGTGGCGACCAGGACGGGGCGTAGGTAA
- the xylG gene encoding D-xylose ABC transporter ATP-binding protein — MSGYLLEMKGIAKRFDGVPALDGIDLAIRPGECIGLCGENGAGKSTLMKVLSAVYPHGTWDGEILLDGQPLRARSVRETEEAGIIIIHQELMLVPELSVAENIFLGNELTLPGGRLNYPAMNRRAEEILRELKLPDVNVVLPVKNYGGGHQQLIEIGKALNKNARLLILDEPSASLTASEIEVLLGIIRDLKAKGVACVYISHKLEEVAAICDTIVVIRDGKHIATTPMPEMSVDRIIAQMCGRELNQLYPSLPHAVGEVVMEARHVSCWDPDQPQRKKVDDVSFQLRRGEILGIAGIVGAGRTELVTALFGSYPGKYEGEVWLEGRKVDTSEPLKAIRHGFALVPEDRKQHGIVRDLSVGENITLSVLGRFSHLSRIDEGEEAREIADQIRRLALKTASPALPITALSGGNQQKAVLAKMLLTKPKVLILDEPTRGVDVGAKFEIYKLMLELAAQGIAIIMVSSELAEVLGVSDRVLVMGEGRLRGEFVNQHLTQEMVLAAALGQSDSLAAGAAV, encoded by the coding sequence ATGTCCGGCTATCTGCTTGAAATGAAGGGAATCGCGAAGCGATTCGACGGCGTGCCCGCGCTCGACGGCATCGACCTGGCGATCCGGCCAGGGGAATGCATCGGCCTGTGCGGCGAGAACGGCGCCGGCAAGTCCACCCTGATGAAGGTCTTGTCGGCGGTCTACCCGCACGGGACCTGGGACGGCGAGATCCTGCTCGACGGCCAGCCGCTGCGCGCGCGCTCGGTGCGCGAGACCGAGGAAGCCGGCATCATCATCATCCACCAGGAGCTGATGCTCGTGCCGGAGCTCTCGGTGGCCGAGAACATCTTCCTCGGGAACGAGCTCACCCTACCGGGCGGCCGCCTGAACTACCCGGCCATGAACCGCCGTGCAGAGGAAATCCTGCGCGAACTGAAGCTGCCGGATGTGAACGTGGTCCTGCCGGTGAAGAACTACGGCGGCGGCCACCAGCAGTTGATCGAGATCGGCAAGGCCCTGAACAAGAACGCGCGCCTGCTGATCCTCGACGAACCCTCGGCCTCGCTCACCGCCTCCGAGATCGAGGTCCTGCTCGGCATCATCCGCGACCTCAAGGCCAAGGGCGTGGCCTGCGTCTACATTTCTCACAAGCTGGAAGAGGTGGCGGCGATCTGCGACACCATCGTTGTCATCCGCGACGGCAAGCACATTGCCACCACCCCGATGCCCGAGATGAGCGTGGACCGCATCATCGCCCAGATGTGCGGGCGCGAGCTGAACCAGCTCTACCCGTCGCTGCCGCATGCCGTCGGCGAGGTGGTGATGGAAGCGCGGCATGTGAGCTGCTGGGACCCGGACCAGCCGCAGCGCAAGAAGGTGGACGACGTCTCCTTCCAGTTGCGGCGCGGCGAGATCCTCGGCATCGCCGGCATCGTCGGGGCAGGGCGCACCGAGCTGGTAACCGCGCTTTTCGGTTCCTACCCGGGCAAGTACGAAGGCGAAGTCTGGCTCGAGGGGCGCAAGGTCGACACCTCCGAGCCGCTCAAGGCCATCCGCCACGGCTTCGCCCTGGTGCCGGAAGACCGCAAGCAGCACGGCATCGTACGCGACCTGTCGGTGGGCGAGAACATCACCTTGTCGGTGCTGGGCCGCTTCTCTCATTTGTCCCGCATCGACGAGGGCGAGGAGGCGCGCGAGATCGCCGACCAGATCCGGCGCCTGGCCCTCAAGACCGCCAGCCCGGCGCTGCCGATCACCGCGCTTTCCGGCGGCAACCAGCAGAAGGCGGTGCTGGCCAAGATGCTGCTCACCAAGCCCAAGGTGCTGATCCTGGACGAGCCCACGCGCGGGGTCGACGTCGGCGCCAAGTTCGAGATCTACAAGCTGATGCTGGAACTGGCCGCCCAGGGCATCGCCATCATCATGGTCTCGTCCGAACTGGCCGAGGTGCTGGGCGTGTCCGACCGCGTGCTGGTGATGGGCGAAGGCCGCCTGCGCGGCGAATTCGTCAACCAGCACCTGACCCAGGAAATGGTGCTGGCCGCGGCGCTCGGGCAGTCCGACAGCCTGGCCGCCGGCGCGGCCGTTTAA
- the xylF gene encoding D-xylose ABC transporter substrate-binding protein, with protein MLFSAGAAQADAKNPKIGFSIDDLRLERWTRDRDYFTQAAEKLGAKVYVQSADASEQRQIAQIENLISRGVDVLVIVPYNATVLNNAIREAKKAKIKVVSYDRLILGADVDAYISFDNTTVGELQAQSLVQLKPKGNYYLLGGAPTDNNAKMLREGQLKVLKPLVDKGDIKVVGQQWVKDWSASEAMAIVENALTANGNKIDAVVASNDATAGGAIQALAAQKLAGKVAVSGQDADLAAVRRVIAGTQSMTVYKPLKEIASSAARLAVQLVRNEKPAFNAKMNNNFKQVDTVLLKPVLLNKSNVDVLVKDGFYTQAQLAGK; from the coding sequence ATGCTGTTTTCCGCAGGCGCCGCGCAAGCGGATGCCAAGAATCCGAAAATCGGCTTCTCGATCGACGACCTGCGGCTGGAGCGCTGGACGCGCGACCGCGACTACTTCACCCAGGCTGCCGAAAAACTCGGCGCCAAGGTGTACGTGCAATCGGCCGACGCCAGCGAGCAGCGCCAGATCGCCCAGATCGAAAACCTGATCTCGCGCGGCGTCGACGTGCTGGTGATCGTGCCCTACAACGCCACGGTGCTGAACAACGCCATCCGCGAAGCCAAGAAGGCCAAGATCAAGGTGGTTTCCTACGACCGCCTTATCCTCGGCGCCGACGTCGACGCCTACATCTCCTTCGACAACACCACCGTCGGCGAGCTGCAGGCCCAGTCCCTGGTCCAGCTCAAGCCGAAGGGCAACTACTACCTGCTGGGCGGCGCCCCGACCGACAACAACGCCAAGATGCTTCGCGAAGGCCAGCTCAAGGTGCTCAAGCCCCTGGTCGACAAGGGCGACATCAAGGTCGTCGGCCAGCAGTGGGTGAAGGACTGGAGCGCCTCGGAAGCCATGGCCATCGTCGAGAACGCGCTGACCGCCAACGGCAACAAGATCGACGCAGTGGTCGCGTCCAACGACGCCACCGCAGGCGGCGCGATCCAGGCCCTGGCCGCGCAGAAGCTGGCCGGCAAAGTGGCCGTGTCGGGCCAGGACGCCGACCTCGCCGCCGTGCGCCGCGTGATCGCCGGCACCCAGTCGATGACCGTCTACAAGCCGCTCAAGGAGATCGCCTCCAGCGCCGCGCGTCTGGCGGTGCAACTGGTGCGCAACGAGAAGCCCGCCTTCAATGCCAAGATGAACAACAACTTCAAGCAGGTCGACACCGTGCTGCTCAAGCCGGTGCTGCTGAACAAGTCGAACGTCGACGTCCTGGTCAAGGACGGCTTCTACACCCAGGCGCAGCTGGCCGGCAAATAA
- a CDS encoding IlvD/Edd family dehydratase — translation MNANTPKRRFRSQDWFDNPERIDMTALYLERFMNYGITPEELRSGKPIIGIAQSGSDISPCNRIHLELAKRVRDGIRDAGGIPMEFPLHPIFENCRRPTAALDRNLAYLGLVEILHGYPIDAVVLTTGCDKTTPAQLMAAATVDIPAIVLSGGPMLDGWFEGELVGSGAAIWKGRRLLAAGSIDEEKFLKIATASAPSAGHCNTMGTASTMNAVAEALGMSLTGCSAIPAPYRERGQMAYETGRRIVEMAHEDLRPSQILTREAFLDAIVVNAAIGGSSNAQPHIVAMARHAGVEITPEDWMEYGYEVPLLLNMQPAGKYLGERFHRAGGVPAIMWELEQAGLLRSQRPTVTGASMAANLEGRESADREMIRPFAEPLKQNAGFMVLKGNLFDFAIMKTSVISPAFRERYLSTPGSENRFECRVVVFDGSDDYHHRINDPSLNIDERTMLVIRGSGPIGWPGSAEVVNMQPPDALIRQGINALPALGDGRQSGTSDSPSILNASPESAAGGNLALLRTGDVVRVDLNAGSCDVLLSNEELEARRRDAPPPIPASQTPWQEIYRASVGQLHTGACMEMALAYRGVGQDMPRHNH, via the coding sequence ATGAACGCGAACACCCCCAAGCGCCGCTTCCGGTCCCAGGACTGGTTCGACAACCCTGAGCGCATCGACATGACCGCGCTCTACCTCGAGCGCTTCATGAACTACGGGATCACCCCGGAAGAGCTGCGCTCGGGCAAACCGATCATCGGCATCGCCCAGAGCGGCAGCGACATCTCGCCCTGCAACCGCATCCACCTCGAACTGGCCAAGCGGGTGCGCGACGGCATCCGCGACGCCGGCGGCATCCCTATGGAATTCCCGCTGCACCCGATCTTCGAGAACTGCCGCCGCCCGACTGCGGCGCTGGACCGCAACCTGGCCTACCTGGGCCTGGTCGAGATCCTGCACGGCTACCCGATCGACGCCGTGGTCCTGACCACCGGCTGCGACAAGACCACCCCGGCGCAGCTGATGGCCGCCGCCACCGTCGACATCCCGGCCATCGTGCTCTCGGGCGGCCCGATGCTGGACGGCTGGTTCGAGGGCGAGCTGGTGGGCTCGGGCGCCGCAATCTGGAAGGGCCGCCGCCTGCTGGCGGCCGGCTCCATCGACGAAGAGAAGTTCCTCAAGATCGCCACCGCCTCGGCGCCATCTGCCGGCCATTGCAACACCATGGGCACCGCCTCGACCATGAACGCCGTCGCCGAAGCCCTGGGCATGTCGCTCACCGGCTGCTCGGCGATCCCCGCGCCTTACCGCGAACGCGGGCAGATGGCCTATGAAACCGGCCGGCGCATCGTCGAGATGGCGCACGAGGACCTGCGTCCCTCGCAGATCCTGACGCGCGAGGCCTTCCTCGACGCCATCGTGGTCAACGCCGCCATCGGCGGCTCCAGCAACGCCCAGCCGCACATCGTGGCCATGGCGCGCCACGCCGGCGTCGAGATCACGCCCGAGGACTGGATGGAGTACGGCTACGAGGTGCCGCTGCTGCTCAACATGCAGCCGGCCGGCAAATACCTGGGCGAGCGCTTCCACCGCGCCGGCGGCGTGCCGGCCATCATGTGGGAGCTGGAGCAGGCTGGCCTGCTGCGCTCGCAGCGCCCGACCGTCACCGGCGCCAGCATGGCCGCCAACCTGGAAGGCCGCGAGAGCGCAGACCGCGAGATGATCCGTCCCTTCGCCGAACCGCTCAAGCAAAACGCCGGCTTCATGGTCCTGAAGGGCAACCTGTTCGATTTCGCGATCATGAAGACCAGCGTGATCTCGCCGGCCTTCCGCGAACGCTACCTGTCCACGCCCGGATCGGAGAACCGCTTCGAGTGCCGCGTGGTGGTGTTCGACGGTTCCGACGACTACCACCACCGCATCAACGATCCCTCCCTGAACATCGACGAGCGCACCATGCTGGTGATCCGCGGCTCCGGCCCGATCGGCTGGCCCGGTTCGGCCGAGGTGGTCAACATGCAGCCGCCCGACGCCCTGATCCGCCAGGGCATCAACGCGCTGCCGGCCCTGGGCGACGGCCGCCAGTCCGGCACCTCGGACAGCCCCTCGATCCTGAATGCCTCGCCCGAGAGCGCCGCGGGCGGCAATCTCGCGCTGCTGCGCACCGGCGACGTGGTGCGGGTCGACCTGAACGCAGGCAGCTGCGACGTGCTGCTCTCGAACGAGGAACTGGAAGCGCGCCGCCGCGACGCGCCGCCCCCGATCCCGGCCAGCCAGACCCCGTGGCAGGAGATCTACCGCGCCAGCGTCGGCCAGCTGCACACCGGCGCCTGCATGGAGATGGCGCTCGCCTACCGGGGAGTGGGGCAGGACATGCCGCGCCATAACCACTGA
- a CDS encoding SMP-30/gluconolactonase/LRE family protein yields MSTAPRCLWEVGATLGEGVLWDAARRQVWFVDIKGKRLHRCDPEGGQRRSWDAPGQVSFIVPASDGGMVCSLEDGLYRFDEQGGAFLPWAKVEDDLPGNRFNDGHVDAQGRLWFGSMDDAEEAPTGVLYRYDGRVAAMDEGYVITNGPAISPDGLTLYHTDTLAKKIYAFDLDPAGGLANKRLFTELTDGGYPDGMAVDAQGYVWVATFGGWRIDCFDPRGRKAGEVRFPCANVTKLAFGGDDLRTVYATTARKGLSEQALAEQPLAGGLFTFRVETPGQSQHLLRLQNQGTP; encoded by the coding sequence ATGAGCACCGCGCCGCGCTGCCTGTGGGAGGTGGGCGCCACCCTGGGCGAGGGCGTCCTGTGGGACGCCGCGCGCCGCCAGGTCTGGTTCGTGGACATCAAGGGCAAGCGCCTGCACCGCTGCGATCCCGAGGGCGGCCAGCGCCGCAGCTGGGACGCGCCGGGCCAGGTGAGCTTCATCGTGCCGGCCAGCGACGGCGGCATGGTGTGCTCGCTGGAGGATGGCCTGTACCGCTTCGACGAGCAGGGCGGCGCCTTCCTGCCCTGGGCCAAGGTCGAGGACGACCTGCCGGGCAACCGCTTCAACGACGGCCACGTCGATGCCCAGGGGCGGCTTTGGTTCGGCTCCATGGACGACGCGGAAGAAGCCCCCACCGGGGTGCTGTACCGCTATGACGGCCGCGTGGCCGCCATGGACGAGGGCTACGTGATCACCAACGGCCCCGCCATCAGCCCCGACGGACTCACCCTCTACCACACCGACACCCTGGCGAAAAAGATTTACGCCTTCGACCTCGATCCCGCCGGCGGCCTCGCCAACAAGCGCCTGTTCACCGAACTGACGGACGGCGGCTACCCGGACGGCATGGCGGTCGACGCCCAGGGCTACGTCTGGGTCGCGACCTTCGGCGGCTGGCGCATCGACTGCTTCGATCCGCGCGGCCGCAAGGCGGGCGAGGTGCGCTTCCCCTGCGCCAACGTCACCAAGCTGGCCTTCGGCGGCGACGACCTGCGCACCGTCTACGCGACCACCGCGCGCAAGGGACTGAGCGAGCAGGCGCTGGCCGAACAGCCCCTGGCCGGCGGCCTGTTCACCTTCCGGGTCGAGACGCCCGGGCAGTCGCAGCATCTGCTGCGCCTCCAGAACCAAGGAACTCCATGA
- a CDS encoding SDR family NAD(P)-dependent oxidoreductase yields the protein MPDNKNDAFVYATYPDLRDKRVVITGGGTGIGSELVSAFVGQGARVWFLDIADEASRQLADSLAGAAHPPRFMRCDLTDLNALAATFAAIESEAGGIDVLLNNAANDDRHGIDDVTPEYWENRMAVNLRHQFFCAQAAVRSMRRDGGGVILNFGSISWHLASSQLSLYMTAKAAIEGLSRGLARDLGEHNIRVNSVIPGAVRTPRQQALWHTPEEEARILAGQCLRERVEMQDVAALSLFLASNNARRCSGREYFVDAGWYGA from the coding sequence ATGCCTGACAACAAGAACGACGCATTCGTCTATGCGACCTATCCCGACCTGCGCGACAAGCGGGTCGTCATCACCGGCGGCGGCACCGGCATCGGCAGCGAACTGGTGAGCGCCTTCGTCGGGCAGGGCGCACGCGTGTGGTTCCTCGACATCGCCGACGAGGCTTCGCGCCAGCTCGCCGACTCGCTCGCCGGCGCGGCCCATCCGCCGCGCTTCATGCGCTGCGACCTGACCGATCTCAACGCCCTGGCCGCCACCTTCGCCGCCATCGAGAGCGAAGCCGGCGGGATCGACGTCCTGCTCAACAACGCCGCCAACGACGATCGCCACGGCATCGACGACGTCACCCCGGAGTACTGGGAAAACCGGATGGCGGTCAACCTGCGCCACCAGTTCTTCTGCGCCCAGGCGGCGGTGCGTTCGATGCGCCGCGACGGCGGCGGCGTGATCCTGAATTTCGGTTCGATCTCCTGGCACCTGGCGTCCTCGCAGCTGTCGCTGTACATGACCGCCAAGGCGGCCATCGAGGGCCTGAGCCGCGGCCTGGCGCGCGACCTGGGCGAACACAATATCCGCGTCAATTCCGTGATCCCGGGCGCGGTGCGCACCCCGCGCCAGCAGGCCCTGTGGCACACCCCGGAAGAAGAAGCGCGCATCCTGGCCGGCCAATGCCTGCGCGAGCGCGTCGAGATGCAGGACGTGGCGGCGCTGTCGCTGTTCCTGGCCTCCAACAACGCGCGCCGCTGCAGCGGCCGCGAGTACTTCGTCGACGCGGGCTGGTACGGCGCATGA
- a CDS encoding fumarylacetoacetate hydrolase family protein, whose product MTALQANLLPEDAARALLVGRVWRPAPVDGPAVVAVRGGRVIDISAHAPTVADLFERSSAELLAIVREAEGEDLGEVEGLLAAALAGQPGPGGLRLLAPCDVQAIKACGVTFAVSLLERVIEEQAKGEPARASALREQLQATIGGNLSDIKPGSDSAMRLKAELVERGLWSQYMEVGIGPDAEVFTKSQPMSAVGFGAAVGLHPSSQWNNPEPEIVLAVNSRAEVVGATLGNDVNLRDIEGRSALLLGKAKDNNASCAIGPFIRLFDGAFSMDTLRQLELRMLIQGEDDGFELEGRSRMREISRDPLDLVAQTCGAHHQYPDGFMLFLGTMFSPIKDRDAAGGGFTHHLGDRVTISTPALGALVNSVQRSDQLAPWTFGVRALYNNLARRGLLAARDHGA is encoded by the coding sequence ATGACTGCACTTCAAGCCAATCTGCTGCCCGAAGACGCCGCACGCGCGCTCCTGGTCGGGCGCGTGTGGCGCCCCGCGCCGGTCGACGGCCCCGCCGTGGTCGCCGTGCGCGGCGGGCGCGTGATCGACATCAGCGCCCATGCCCCCACCGTCGCCGACCTGTTCGAGCGCAGCAGCGCCGAGCTGCTGGCGATCGTGCGCGAGGCCGAGGGCGAAGACCTCGGCGAGGTCGAGGGCCTGCTGGCCGCGGCCCTGGCCGGCCAGCCCGGACCCGGCGGCCTGCGCCTGCTGGCCCCCTGCGACGTGCAGGCCATCAAGGCCTGCGGCGTCACCTTCGCGGTCAGCCTGCTCGAACGGGTGATCGAAGAGCAGGCCAAGGGCGAGCCGGCGCGCGCCAGCGCCCTGCGCGAGCAGCTCCAGGCCACGATCGGCGGCAACCTTTCCGACATCAAGCCTGGCTCCGACTCGGCCATGCGCCTGAAGGCCGAGCTGGTCGAGCGCGGCCTGTGGTCCCAGTACATGGAAGTGGGCATCGGCCCGGACGCCGAGGTCTTCACCAAGTCGCAGCCGATGTCGGCGGTCGGCTTCGGCGCCGCAGTCGGCCTGCATCCGAGCTCGCAATGGAACAATCCCGAGCCCGAGATCGTGCTGGCCGTGAACAGCCGCGCGGAGGTGGTCGGCGCCACCCTCGGCAACGACGTCAACCTGCGCGACATCGAAGGCCGCAGCGCGCTGCTGCTGGGCAAGGCCAAGGACAACAATGCTTCCTGCGCCATCGGCCCATTCATCCGCCTGTTCGACGGCGCGTTCAGCATGGACACCCTGCGCCAGCTCGAACTGCGCATGCTGATCCAGGGCGAGGACGACGGCTTCGAGCTCGAAGGCCGCAGCCGCATGCGCGAGATCAGCCGCGACCCGCTCGACCTGGTGGCCCAGACCTGCGGCGCGCATCACCAGTATCCGGACGGCTTCATGCTCTTTTTGGGCACGATGTTCTCGCCCATCAAGGACCGCGACGCGGCCGGCGGCGGCTTTACCCATCATCTCGGCGACCGGGTCACGATCTCGACGCCCGCGCTGGGCGCCCTGGTCAACAGCGTGCAGCGCAGCGACCAGCTCGCGCCCTGGACCTTCGGCGTGCGCGCCCTTTACAACAACCTGGCGCGCCGCGGCCTGCTGGCCGCCCGCGACCACGGCGCCTGA
- a CDS encoding LacI family DNA-binding transcriptional regulator produces the protein MTKAKQEALREPVDRSGKPTMVDVARLAGVSAMTVSRVMNGKGLVRESTRRKVAEAVAALNYTPNQEARNLAGSKPIRVGFLYSNPSAAYLSEFLVGLLTQSGLNNVQLFVEKCEAGTQEAEQTRRLIENGLDGIILPPPLCDSEAVLRCITEAGVPAVVVACGLPDARVGAVSIDDYDAAYRMTRHLISLGHQRIGFIVGHPNQTASARRLEGYRAAIAEKGADAAEELVVQGMFTYRSGLDAAELLLSLPERPTAIFASNDDMAAATVAVAHRLGLDVPGDLTVTGFDDTALATTIWPELTTVRQPIAGMAREAVQSLVRRVRAMRDGEPADPEQITMDSELVRRQSDAAPRIRPPARLPVTAGTRSRAG, from the coding sequence ATGACGAAAGCCAAACAAGAGGCCCTTCGCGAACCGGTGGACCGCAGCGGCAAACCGACGATGGTCGACGTCGCCAGGCTCGCCGGGGTTTCCGCGATGACGGTGTCGCGCGTCATGAACGGCAAGGGCCTGGTGCGCGAGAGTACCCGGCGCAAGGTGGCCGAGGCGGTCGCCGCGCTGAATTACACCCCCAACCAGGAAGCCCGCAACCTGGCCGGCTCCAAGCCGATCCGCGTCGGCTTCCTGTACAGCAATCCCAGCGCCGCCTACCTGAGCGAGTTCCTGGTCGGCCTGCTGACCCAGTCGGGCCTGAACAACGTCCAGCTCTTCGTCGAGAAGTGCGAGGCCGGCACCCAGGAGGCCGAGCAGACCCGGCGCCTGATCGAGAACGGACTGGACGGCATCATCCTGCCGCCGCCGCTGTGCGACAGCGAAGCCGTGCTGCGCTGTATCACCGAGGCCGGCGTCCCGGCCGTGGTGGTCGCCTGCGGCCTGCCCGATGCGCGCGTGGGCGCGGTCAGCATCGACGACTACGACGCCGCCTACCGCATGACGCGCCACCTGATTAGCCTGGGGCACCAGCGCATCGGCTTCATCGTCGGCCACCCGAACCAGACCGCCAGCGCGCGCCGCCTGGAGGGCTATCGGGCCGCGATTGCCGAGAAGGGTGCGGACGCCGCCGAGGAACTGGTGGTGCAGGGCATGTTCACCTACCGTTCGGGCCTGGACGCGGCCGAGCTGCTGCTCTCGCTGCCCGAGCGCCCGACCGCCATCTTCGCCAGCAACGACGACATGGCTGCCGCCACGGTCGCCGTGGCGCACCGCCTGGGCCTGGACGTGCCGGGCGACCTCACCGTCACCGGCTTCGACGACACCGCCCTGGCGACCACCATCTGGCCCGAGCTCACCACCGTTCGCCAGCCGATCGCGGGCATGGCGCGCGAGGCGGTGCAGTCGCTGGTGCGGCGCGTGCGCGCGATGCGCGACGGCGAGCCGGCCGATCCGGAGCAGATCACCATGGATTCTGAGCTGGTGCGCCGCCAGTCCGACGCCGCCCCGCGCATCCGCCCGCCCGCGCGCCTGCCAGTGACGGCGGGCACGCGCAGCCGCGCCGGCTGA